In Carassius gibelio isolate Cgi1373 ecotype wild population from Czech Republic chromosome B4, carGib1.2-hapl.c, whole genome shotgun sequence, one DNA window encodes the following:
- the LOC127955918 gene encoding NACHT, LRR and PYD domains-containing protein 3-like, with product MSVLPQLLETLEDLESKKLKKFKWHLKHDGLASTADVEKSDVFDTVDHMVARCGPEGAMEITLNVLRKMNENHLAEHLENKLKGSVTEDSKAALHDYTEKLKNKLKQDCERILVGNSQTGHQKYLNDIYTDLYVVQNETGGRVNDHEVRQIELNLKQSNCTDTPIECSNIFKVNMGRRNRKVLTMGIAGVGKTVSVNKFILDWAEGKENQDISLIFPLPFRELNLITQKLSLMELLHKFCFSSSEPLPSLPEGDGEVMFIFDGLDECRFPLSFKKNDSITSVHEKTTLSNMITSLIKTHLVPSALIWITSRPAAASLIPRDYINQVTEVRGFNDEQKEKYFNKNSNPEVAGIIIRHIRKIRSLYIMCHIPVFCWISLNVLQPLLEQKGNDKMPTTLTGMYINFLISQQLKMVEKYCDDPEPKVNVMSFDKIIMKLGELAFKQLEKGHLIFYKEDLEECGLDVSDGSVFSGLCTQIFHKAVSTRNVYSFVHLSIQEFLAGLYVFLIYKDEKANPFLQSWKEEVAWKLSKKPLFHLHKAAINKALQSENGHLDLFLRFLLGLSLESNQSDLKELLPKLKLKAEKIKYTSEYIRKKIEKVNSVERTINLFYCLSELKDDYVEEIQKNFRTGNLSVENLSSSQWSALVFVLLISEEIQEIFELQKYGSSDEALMRLLPVIKNTKRALLRNCNLTSQSCESLSSSLQSSNSALRDLDLSCNELQDSGVELLSEGLKSPNCQLEILRLPICSLTAQCCKSLSSALMSSVLGELDLSNNDLQDSGVKLLSDGLKSLQCQLKILRLSGCMVTEEGCGYVSSALTSNPSYLRELDLSYNHPGDSGVKLLSEKLKDPKCSLDKLNVDHGGEFRITAGLHKYACNLTLDPNTANNHIILSEENRKMTYVEENQSYPDHAERFDRVPQVLCRESLSGHWEADWSGKAHFSVAYNKISRKGGNHDCMFGLYRNSWSLICFDDKFLASHNNHSINIGVSSHSCRRVGVEVDVPTGTLSFYSISDTNKLTHLHTFNTTFTEPIYAGFRLKVYNSSVSLCQTEKPVNSNRDNTHTLD from the exons ATGTCAGTTTTACCTCAGCTTCTGGAGACACTGGAGGATCTAGAaagtaaaaaactgaaaaagttcAAATGGCACTTAAAGCATGATGGTCTTGCTTCAACTGCTGATGTGGAAAAATCAGATGTCTTTGACACAGTGGATCATATGGTTGCCCGTTGTGGACCAGAGGGAGCTATGGAGATCACATTGAATGTCCTTAGAAAGATGAATGAAAATCATCTTGCTGAACACTTAGAGAACAAACTCAAAG gcTCAGTTACAGAGGACAGTAAAGCTGCTCTTCATGATTACACAGAgaaattgaaaaacaaattaaaacaggACTGTGAGAGGATATTGGTTGGTAATTCACAGACCGGCCATCAGAAATACCTGAATGATATTTACACTGATCTATACGTGGTGCAGAATGAGACTGGTGGAAGAGTGAATGaccatgaggtgagacagatcgAACTGAATCTCAAACAGTCTAATTGCACGGATACACCAATCGAGTGCAGTAACATTTTCAAAGTCAATATGGGTAGAAGAAACAGAAAGGTGCTGACGATGGGGATCGCAGGGGTGGGAAAAACAGTCTCTGTTAATAAATTCATCCTTGACTGGGctgaaggaaaagaaaatcaggACATATCCTTAATTTTTCCTCTGCCGTTCCGTGAACTAAATCTGATCACACAGAAATTGAGTCTAATGGAGCTGCTTCACAAATTCTGCTTCAGCAGTTCTGAACCACTTCCCTCTCTTCCTGAAGGTGATGGTGAGGtcatgttcatctttgatgggCTAGATGAATGTCGCTTCCCtttgagctttaaaaaaaatgacagcatTACAAGTGTCCATGAAAAAACAACATTGAGTAATATGATTACAAGCCTGATCAAAACACATCTggttccctctgctctcatctggattacatccagaccagcagcagccagtTTGATACCCCGAGACTATATTAATCAGGTGACAGAGGTGCGAGGATTCAATGATGAGCAAAAGGAGaaatactttaataaaaacagCAATCCTGAGGTTGCTGGAATCATCATCCGTCACATCAGGAAAATCAGGAGCCtgtacatcatgtgccacatcccagtcttctgctggatttctCTCAATGTTCTTCAGCCTCTACTGGAACAAAAGGGTAATGACAAAATGCCCACAACTCTCACAGGGATGTACATAAATTTCTTAATTTCTCAGCAGCTAAAGATGGTAGAAAAATACTGTGATGACCCTGAACCCAAAGTCAATGTAATGTCTTTTGATAAGATTATTATGAAGCTTGGGGAGTTGGCGTTTAAACAACTAGAGAAAGGacatctgattttctacaaagaAGATCTTGAGGAGTGTGGATTAGATGTCAGTGACGGGTCTGTGTTTTCTGGGTTATGCACTCAGATTTTTCACAAGGCTGTTTCAACAAGAAATGTTTACAGCTTTGTTCATCTCAGCATCCAAGAGTTCCTTGCTGGTCTCTATGTGTTTTTGATTTATAAAGATGAGAAAGCAAACCCATTTCTTCAATCCTGGAAAGAAGAAGTTGCATGGAAATTATCCAAAAAGCCACTGTTTCACCTTCACAAGGCTGCGATAAACAAGGCCTTACAAAGTGAAAATGGACACCTTGACCTTTTCCTCCGGTTCCTCTTGGGGCTttcactggagtccaatcagagtGACCTGAAGGAACTATTACCAAAACTGAAGCTGAAAGCAGAGAAAATTAAATACACTTCTGaatatatcagaaaaaaaatagagaagGTGAACTCAGTAGAGAGGACCATCAATCTTTTCTACTGTCTAAGTGAACTGAAAGATGACTATGTAGAGGAAATCCAGAAGAATTTCAGAACAGGAAATCTTTCTGTTGAGAATCTGTCCTCTTCTCAGTGGTCAGCTCTGGTGTTTGTGCTCCTGATATCAGAAGAAATACAAGAAATATTTGAGCTGCAGAAATATGGAAGTTCTGATGAAGCACTGATGAGACTGCTGCCAGTCATCAAAAACACCAAAAGAGCACT GCTACGTAACTGCAATCTCACTAGTCAGTCCTGTGAAAGTTTGTCTTCATCTCTGCAATCATCAAACTCAGCTCTGAGAGACCTGGACCTGAGTTGtaatgagctgcaggattctggagtGGAACTTCTCTCTGAaggactgaagagtccaaactgtcagctAGAGATACTCAG atTGCCAATCTGTAGCCTCACAGCTCAGTGCTGTAAAAGTTTGTCATCAGCTCTAATGTCATCCGTCCTgggagagctggatctgagtaacaatgacctgcaggattctGGAGTGAAGCTTctctctgatggactgaagagctTACAATGTCAGCTAAAGATACTGAG GTTGTCTGGttgtatggtgacagaggaaggctgtggtTATGTGTCTTCAGCTCTGACTTCAAACCCCTCatacctgagagagctggatctgagctacaatcacccaggagatTCAGGAGTCAAGCTGCTCTCTGAAAAACTGAAGGATCCAAAATGCTCACTGGACAAACTCAA TGTGGATCATGGAGGGGAGTTCAGGATTACAGCAGGACTACACAAAT ATGCCTGTaatctcacactggatccaaacacagcaaacaaTCATATCATTCTGTCAGAAGAGAACAGAAAGATGACGTATGTAGAAGAGAATCAGTCATATCCTGATCATGCAGAGAGATTTGATAGAGTACCTCAGGTCCTGTGTAGAGAGAGTCTGTCTGGACACTGGGAAGCGGACTGGAGTGGAAAAGCTCATTTTTCAGTGGCATATAACAAAATCAGCAGGAAAGGAGGGAATCATGACTGTATGTTTGGACTGTATAGAAACTCATGGAGTCTGATCTGCTTTGATGACAAATTCCTTGCCTCTCACAATAATCATTCAATTAACATCGGTGTCTCTTCACACTCTTGTAGGAGAGTAGGAGTGGAGGTGGATGTGCCAACTGGCACATTGTCCTTCTACAGCATCTCTGACACAAACaaactcacacacttacacacattcaacaCCACATTCACTGAGCCTATCTATGCTGGATTTAGGTTGAAGGTTTATAACTCCtcagtgtctctgtgtcagactgaAAAGCCTGTGAACAGCAAcagagacaacacacacacacttgattaA